In the Sulfobacillus thermosulfidooxidans DSM 9293 genome, GTTGACCAGCTTGTCATAGGCTTAGCGTCCGATGCCCCGGTACCGGATCCCAAGTCGGCTAGCCTCCTGCGGATCAAAAATGTTACGACCATCAATGATCACGGGGAAATCTAGACGGCTCATGATCTCAGCGAGAGGGATTTGACGAAAGACGTCCCATTCCGTCATAACTAACAGCGCATGCGCTCCATCTACGGCGGCTAAGGCACTGGAGGCATATCGAATGTCCCAGTGGGGATATTGCTTGCGCATATTGTCCATAGCTACCGGATCATAAACAATGACCCGGGCATTTAAATGCAGTAGTTCTTGAATCACGCTGAGCGAGGGAGCATCACGCAAATCATCGGTCCCTGGCTTAAAGGCTAACCCCCACAGAGCTATTCGCCGACCTTTAAGAGTTTTTAATTCTTCTTGGAGGCGTTTAATGACGCCCTTGCGCTGTTGTATGTTGACGTGTTGAGTGGATTCGAGTAAGGCGGGTTCATACCCATATTCTTTAGCCGTATAAATCAACGCAGCCAGATCTTTGCCAAAACAGCTACCGCCCCAACCAATGCCCGCATTGAGAAACTTGGAACCAATGCGGGTATCGAGACCAATGCCTTGCATGACAGTCGTGATGTCAGCACCCACACGCTCACAAATATTCGCCATTTCATTTGCAAACGATATCTTCGTCGATAAAAAGGCGTTGGCAGCATATTTAATCATCTCAGCCGATAGCCGATCGGTGGTGATTAAAGGAATTCTCTGAATTCCTAGGGGTCTAGGAAGATCCCCGGGCGGTTCAAAAGTTTGATCTAAAATGGGCTGGTAAAGATCTATGAGACGTTCCAAAGCCCAAGCATGGTCGGCTCCAAGAACAATCCGGTCCGGATAGAGGGTATCATGAATGGCTGTGCCTTCTCTAAGAAACTCTGGGTTGGAAGCGACCGTGAAGACACCTTCAGGAATTGGGTGACCCCACTTTTGGACAAACCCATCGTCGATCCACATTTCTACCAGATTGGCCGAGCCGATAGGAACCGTTGCCTTATTGACAATCACGTACGTGCGATTCTCGCCTAAGTGTTGACCAATCGTCATGGCAGCTTGGTGGACATAGTCCAAATTCGGGGCCCCATCGGGTAGTGGGGGAGTTCCTACCGCGATAAAGATTATGTCAGCGTTTTGAACCGCTTGGGATGGATCCATACTGGCTTCAAGCATTCCAGATTGTCTGACACGTTGTAATAAATTTTCCAGTCCATATTCAAAAATTGGAGGCTGGGCCTGGTTGATCATAGCGACCTTAGACGGGTCAACATCAATTAAGGTGACATGATGTTCTAACTCCGCTAATACCGCGCCTGTCACTAAGCCCACATACCCAGCACCAAATACGACAACATTCATAAACGTTCCATCCCTATCCATTGTCATTTGTTGATCGCTCTGACATTAAGTGATGATAAACTTTCAAGGTCTTTTCGGCGATCACATCTTGGGAATAGTGGTGAAGGACACGCTGGCGCCCTTGCCGGCCTAAGGCGATCCGTAACCCTGCATTATCATACAGCGACTCTAACGCTTTGAATAGGGCTGTGGGAGAACCTTCGGGAACGATAAGACCCGCTTGTCCAATCACCTGAGGAATTTCTCCGCTACTCGAACCAATCACGGCAATTTCTGAGGCCATAGCTTCGGTTAAAACACGGCCAAATTGTTCTTTCCAATGGGATGTGGTATGTGAGGGAAGCACTAACACATCGAGTGTATTCATGATTTCTGGCATTTTTTGTGTGCTGACCCACGGGATGATTCGCAACTGCGACGTTAATTGCAAAGACTCGGCACGTTGTTGTATGATTTCTGCCCAAGGGCCGGATCCCACCAACAATAAAAGGGCTTCGGGATGCTCGGATAACAAAGGCACTGATGCCTGCCAGAGATCATCCAGGCCTTTTTCTTCAACAAGGCGGCCCACATACCCGATGACAAATCGACCCGACATATCCCAATCTTTCTTGATTTCACGTTTATCTAACGGTTGATATAACTTCACATCCGTGCCAAATTGGGGGATAACCCAAATGGGCTTCTGAAATCCTTTTCGGCGCAGAACCTCTTGGGCTTCTTGATTGCCTGCCATGGCAGCTAACGATTGGTGAAAGACCTCTTGTTCCATTGCCGAAAAAGGCCATGGATAACGTTTGTAAATGTTCTGCCATGTAAAAAAAAGAGAAGGAATTTTAAGCCGTTTGGCAATCCGTGTGGCCTGATACGTCACCGTGCTATAGTGTTCCTCATCAATATGTAATAAGTCAGGACGGTAACGCCGGATTATGGAACCTAATTCTGGGTAGAAATGAAAATGATTGCGGCCGTTTAAGCGAATCGGACTTAGAAACAAGGGATACGCCGAGTCTTGTTCCCGTGGTTCAAAATGCAGCGATCCCCACTTTGGAGGCACAACCAACCCAACTTCTACAGTGGGGTCGAGCTGATTGAGATATTCGACTTTCGTTCGGTAACTCTGAGAAACGCAGGCTTTCGATATCATGAGGACACGCACGCGGATAATCCCCCTATACAAAGTGGTGCCTAGTTATGTTCGTGTGCCGGATCGTCATCACGATGACGATCCGGGATCTGAGGTGTCGTGTTCCCCATCAGGATTCCATGGCGCTTGAAGCCATGTTTCAAAGATATTTTGTTGCAGCGGCGTGGGATCTTTAACCGGGGTAATCGTCACTTTATCAAAGGGTTTAGGTGCTAAGACAATAGACACGGTTTGCAACTGCCCTTGACGGAAGTATGCTACCGTAACCGTATCCCCCACTTGATGATCGTATTCGAGCCGGTGAGTGAGATCCTCCGGTTTGTGCAACTGGTATCCATTAAGCGCCACGAGCTCGTCGCCCGCATTCAGTAACGTTGCCGCGGGTCCACTGCTATAGGTTTGACTAATCACAATGCGGTGACCATCGACAATTTTGGTGTCAATTCCAAGCCATGGCAAGGGAATCTGGGTCGTTTTGTTGGCAGAGAGTTCCTCATCATCTTGTGCCGGTTTGGTGTACTGGCGCTGAATGTCCAGTCCTGCTGACCGCAAGGCCTCGTCGATCGGAATGGATTCGGTCCCATAAATATACTTGTCAAAAAACTCCTGAAAGGAACTTTGAGCAACTTCTTCTACGGTATCTTGATAGACCGATTCGGGGAATCCAATGCCTTTAGCGCCATAGCGTTCA is a window encoding:
- a CDS encoding UDP-glucose dehydrogenase family protein, encoding MNVVVFGAGYVGLVTGAVLAELEHHVTLIDVDPSKVAMINQAQPPIFEYGLENLLQRVRQSGMLEASMDPSQAVQNADIIFIAVGTPPLPDGAPNLDYVHQAAMTIGQHLGENRTYVIVNKATVPIGSANLVEMWIDDGFVQKWGHPIPEGVFTVASNPEFLREGTAIHDTLYPDRIVLGADHAWALERLIDLYQPILDQTFEPPGDLPRPLGIQRIPLITTDRLSAEMIKYAANAFLSTKISFANEMANICERVGADITTVMQGIGLDTRIGSKFLNAGIGWGGSCFGKDLAALIYTAKEYGYEPALLESTQHVNIQQRKGVIKRLQEELKTLKGRRIALWGLAFKPGTDDLRDAPSLSVIQELLHLNARVIVYDPVAMDNMRKQYPHWDIRYASSALAAVDGAHALLVMTEWDVFRQIPLAEIMSRLDFPVIIDGRNIFDPQEASRLGIRYRGIGR
- a CDS encoding glycosyltransferase family 4 protein gives rise to the protein MRVLMISKACVSQSYRTKVEYLNQLDPTVEVGLVVPPKWGSLHFEPREQDSAYPLFLSPIRLNGRNHFHFYPELGSIIRRYRPDLLHIDEEHYSTVTYQATRIAKRLKIPSLFFTWQNIYKRYPWPFSAMEQEVFHQSLAAMAGNQEAQEVLRRKGFQKPIWVIPQFGTDVKLYQPLDKREIKKDWDMSGRFVIGYVGRLVEEKGLDDLWQASVPLLSEHPEALLLLVGSGPWAEIIQQRAESLQLTSQLRIIPWVSTQKMPEIMNTLDVLVLPSHTTSHWKEQFGRVLTEAMASEIAVIGSSSGEIPQVIGQAGLIVPEGSPTALFKALESLYDNAGLRIALGRQGRQRVLHHYSQDVIAEKTLKVYHHLMSERSTNDNG